The stretch of DNA AATATTTTTGAGGTAAATTCATGAAAAAATTCGAATATTTTGAAGTAACTGCAGATATAGGCTTTAAAGCTTATGGAAAAAACTTAAATGAAGCTTTTGAAAATGCAGGATTGGCTATTTTTAATATAATATCAAACACGGATGATATTGATGCTACAGATGAAATATCATTTGAAATAACCTCAGAAGATAAAGTTTCATTGCTTTATGACTTTCTTGAAGAACTTCTATTTTACCATGAAGTTGAATTCATGTT from Methanobrevibacter sp. YE315 encodes:
- a CDS encoding archease — its product is MKKFEYFEVTADIGFKAYGKNLNEAFENAGLAIFNIISNTDDIDATDEISFEITSEDKVSLLYDFLEELLFYHEVEFMLFSEFHVEIDEGLHLKATIRGEGIDWDKHERKTEIKAITFHKMNIKQNSHVELQAIVDL